The Hymenobacter sp. DG01 genome has a segment encoding these proteins:
- a CDS encoding redoxin domain-containing protein, translated as MSLRRLSLIAAAALVFCTAAVGVARAQGSRSVTDFSLKNSANAEVALKSYAGSKAVVVVFVNPTCAFSKLYEGRLNSLSADYGAKGVPFLFVNAPINLEASADTGDAEKLKIKTTGGAALPLLTDEGQKVSSLLGATKTPEVVVLQPVDNGFAVRYKGAIDDNPQVEGYAKEHYLADALNNLLAGRPVGVADKRAPGCLIKKF; from the coding sequence ATGTCTCTTCGCCGCCTTTCACTTATTGCTGCTGCTGCCCTGGTTTTTTGCACCGCTGCGGTAGGGGTAGCCCGGGCGCAGGGGAGCCGCTCAGTTACCGATTTCAGCCTGAAGAACAGCGCCAATGCCGAAGTTGCCCTGAAAAGCTACGCGGGCAGCAAGGCCGTGGTGGTGGTATTCGTGAATCCTACCTGTGCCTTTTCCAAGCTCTACGAAGGTCGCCTGAACTCGCTTAGCGCCGACTACGGAGCCAAAGGCGTACCGTTTCTGTTTGTGAATGCGCCCATCAACCTGGAGGCCAGCGCAGATACCGGCGACGCCGAAAAGCTCAAAATCAAGACTACGGGGGGCGCGGCCCTACCCCTGCTCACCGATGAAGGCCAGAAAGTAAGCTCGCTGCTGGGCGCCACCAAAACGCCGGAGGTGGTAGTGCTCCAACCTGTTGACAACGGCTTTGCCGTGCGCTACAAAGGCGCCATCGATGATAACCCGCAGGTGGAAGGCTACGCCAAAGAACATTACCTGGCCGATGCCCTCAACAACCTGCTGGCCGGCCGCCCGGTTGGCGTCGCTGATAAGCGTGCGCCGGGCTGCCTGATTAAAAAGTTTTAG
- a CDS encoding 4'-phosphopantetheinyl transferase superfamily protein, with protein MPLHSLSPVSQTCVLGLWLLTETAEELWPLLPAQAHYLAHYPDGRDELRARQWLGGRTLAHQLLRELSDAPATLHNDANGRPYFAELPGFGVSLSHSGEWVAGLLSTQAAVGIDIELIRTKAQQLARRFLSETEQTDAGNETAKYCLYWSAKETLYKLHSRRGLVFKEQLLLSPFELREAGVLTGHLLLENFRSQHQIHYLRPSPDYVLTYAVGD; from the coding sequence TTGCCCCTTCATTCTCTTTCTCCTGTTTCTCAAACCTGCGTGCTGGGCCTCTGGCTCCTCACCGAAACCGCTGAGGAGCTGTGGCCGCTGCTGCCGGCTCAGGCGCACTATCTGGCCCACTACCCCGATGGGCGCGACGAGCTGCGGGCTCGGCAGTGGCTGGGCGGAAGGACGCTGGCTCACCAGCTGCTGCGCGAGCTAAGCGACGCCCCGGCTACCCTGCACAACGACGCCAATGGCCGCCCCTACTTCGCCGAATTGCCGGGTTTCGGGGTTTCGCTTTCCCACTCCGGCGAGTGGGTAGCCGGTTTACTTTCTACGCAGGCTGCGGTTGGCATAGATATTGAACTGATCCGCACCAAAGCGCAACAGTTGGCCCGCCGGTTTCTATCGGAAACCGAGCAGACCGATGCCGGCAACGAAACAGCAAAATATTGTCTCTACTGGAGTGCCAAAGAGACGCTCTACAAGCTGCACAGTCGTCGGGGCCTGGTGTTTAAAGAGCAGCTACTGCTCAGCCCGTTTGAGCTGCGGGAGGCCGGTGTATTGACGGGACACCTGCTCCTCGAAAACTTCCGCAGCCAACACCAGATTCATTACCTGCGTCCAAGTCCGGACTACGTTTTAACTTACGCCGTGGGGGATTAG
- a CDS encoding WD40 repeat domain-containing protein gives MSSRPQVQKVATLTGHHDCVYALAGTAGQATFYSAGADGMVAAWNADAPGQDGELVAKVEYSVYALLHLPKQNLLVVGHNFQGIQVIDLARKKLAYATALPPAAIFDIAHSEARQRLYVALGDGTLAVLRAADFAVETLVRLSEKSLRCLALHEERGELAVGGSDWQVRVLNADSLQTKHVIEGATNSVFTAAYSPDGRYLLTAGRDAHLRIWDVAAGYREHRSIVAHMFTINHLAFSPDGTLLATCSMDKSIKLWDARSWELLRVVDRARHAGHGTSVNKLFWPEGQNRLVSCSDDRSLALWQISTE, from the coding sequence TTGTCTTCCCGTCCCCAGGTTCAGAAGGTTGCTACCCTCACCGGCCACCACGACTGCGTGTATGCCCTGGCCGGCACGGCCGGACAGGCCACGTTCTACTCTGCCGGGGCCGATGGAATGGTGGCCGCCTGGAACGCCGACGCCCCCGGACAGGACGGCGAGCTGGTGGCCAAAGTCGAATACTCGGTGTATGCCCTGCTGCACCTGCCCAAGCAAAACCTGCTAGTAGTGGGGCACAACTTTCAGGGCATTCAGGTGATTGACCTGGCCCGGAAAAAGCTGGCCTACGCCACGGCCCTACCCCCGGCAGCCATCTTCGACATTGCCCACTCCGAGGCGCGGCAGCGTCTTTACGTAGCGCTGGGCGATGGCACACTGGCGGTACTGCGGGCCGCCGACTTTGCCGTAGAAACCCTGGTGCGCCTCTCCGAGAAAAGTCTGCGCTGCCTGGCTCTGCACGAAGAGCGCGGGGAGCTGGCCGTAGGCGGCTCCGACTGGCAGGTGCGCGTTCTGAATGCCGATTCCCTGCAAACAAAACACGTCATTGAGGGCGCGACCAACTCCGTGTTCACTGCTGCCTACTCGCCCGACGGGCGCTACCTGCTCACGGCCGGGCGCGACGCGCACCTGCGCATCTGGGACGTAGCGGCCGGTTACCGGGAGCACCGCAGTATTGTGGCCCACATGTTCACCATCAACCACCTGGCCTTCTCGCCCGATGGCACCCTGCTGGCTACCTGCAGCATGGACAAGAGCATCAAACTCTGGGATGCCCGCTCCTGGGAGCTGCTGCGGGTGGTGGACCGGGCCCGCCACGCCGGCCATGGCACCTCCGTAAACAAGTTATTTTGGCCGGAAGGGCAGAATAGGCTAGTTTCGTGTAGCGACGACCGCAGCCTGGCCCTGTGGCAGATTAGTACCGAGTAG
- a CDS encoding DivIVA domain-containing protein, whose protein sequence is MKITALDIRQKTFEKAFRGLDKDEVQAFLLTLSQQWERMGDENRELRLKLDHATQEVQKMREVETSLYRTLKTAEDTGNSITEQAQRDAQLRIREAQLQAEQLLADARQKARSVVEDAYQQAERTVADMQKEVSSLGQECQRLENLLDGLTHDLHRLASDALDKVEKARSRPKTSTAAILSRAASVKVNRPHTADDSPKPDAPMYVSTASTSSAAAVAGGSTASFSEPVATPARTAPPEKPATTGYNPKPGQQPDPGAPAQQPGPEIERPGSPGENPGISPAPHIDPPSPSRVPEPGAPQVEPTAPDIQPIGPGHPEINQPAPVTHPGQPSFAAAASLSEKSFFDEL, encoded by the coding sequence ATGAAAATTACCGCCCTCGATATCCGGCAGAAAACCTTTGAAAAAGCCTTTCGGGGATTAGACAAGGACGAAGTGCAGGCCTTTTTGTTGACCCTTTCCCAGCAGTGGGAGCGGATGGGCGACGAAAACCGGGAGCTGCGCCTCAAGCTCGACCACGCTACTCAGGAAGTACAGAAGATGCGTGAGGTGGAAACCAGCCTCTACCGTACCCTGAAAACCGCCGAAGACACGGGCAACAGCATCACGGAGCAGGCCCAGCGCGACGCCCAGCTGCGCATTCGGGAAGCCCAGCTGCAGGCTGAGCAGCTGCTGGCCGATGCCCGCCAGAAAGCCCGCAGCGTGGTGGAAGACGCCTACCAGCAGGCTGAGCGCACCGTGGCCGACATGCAGAAGGAAGTAAGCAGCCTGGGCCAGGAGTGCCAGCGCCTGGAAAACCTGCTCGACGGCCTCACGCACGATTTGCACCGCCTGGCTTCTGATGCGCTGGATAAAGTTGAGAAGGCCCGCAGCCGCCCGAAAACCAGCACGGCCGCCATCCTTTCGCGGGCCGCGAGCGTAAAAGTGAACCGTCCGCACACGGCGGATGACTCACCTAAACCCGACGCTCCCATGTACGTTTCCACTGCTTCTACTTCTTCTGCCGCGGCGGTTGCCGGCGGTTCCACAGCTTCCTTCTCCGAGCCGGTAGCCACCCCGGCGCGCACCGCCCCGCCTGAGAAGCCTGCTACCACCGGTTACAACCCCAAACCCGGGCAGCAGCCCGACCCCGGCGCCCCGGCCCAGCAGCCTGGTCCCGAGATTGAGCGCCCCGGCAGTCCTGGCGAAAACCCCGGTATTTCGCCTGCCCCCCACATCGATCCGCCGAGTCCCTCGCGCGTGCCTGAGCCCGGCGCGCCGCAAGTGGAGCCCACCGCCCCCGATATTCAGCCCATCGGCCCCGGCCACCCCGAAATCAACCAGCCGGCCCCCGTTACGCACCCGGGCCAACCCAGCTTCGCGGCGGCCGCTTCTCTCAGTGAGAAGTCGTTTTTCGACGAGCTGTAA
- the folB gene encoding dihydroneopterin aldolase, with protein sequence MGQIALEGMEFFAFHGYYDEEQKIGNKYGIDLYIDTDLHAAGASDQLRETVNYEVLYRVVAEEMRAPARLLEHLGHRVMDRVLEEFPYIEGVRVSVSKFNPPLGGICHRARITLERRR encoded by the coding sequence ATGGGCCAGATTGCACTGGAAGGCATGGAGTTTTTTGCCTTTCACGGATACTACGACGAGGAGCAGAAAATCGGAAACAAGTACGGAATCGACCTCTACATTGACACCGACCTGCACGCGGCCGGCGCCTCCGACCAGCTGCGCGAAACCGTAAACTACGAAGTGCTTTACCGGGTGGTAGCCGAGGAAATGCGGGCCCCAGCCCGCCTGCTGGAGCACCTGGGCCACCGTGTGATGGATCGGGTGCTGGAAGAATTCCCGTACATCGAGGGCGTACGGGTGAGCGTGTCCAAATTCAATCCGCCGCTGGGCGGTATCTGCCACCGCGCCCGCATCACGTTGGAGCGACGCCGCTAA
- a CDS encoding BlaI/MecI/CopY family transcriptional regulator, translating to MSKSSLPKPTESELEILQVLWQHGPSTVRFVNDELSRRREVGYTTTLKLLQLMLEKGLVLRDDDSKTHVYRAAVREEETQGLLIDKFVESAFGGSAMKLVMQALGNRRTSREELAQIRRLLNDIEIQNDTTPPSTDDAP from the coding sequence ATGAGTAAATCTTCCCTTCCCAAACCCACCGAATCGGAGCTGGAAATTCTGCAGGTGCTCTGGCAGCACGGCCCCAGTACCGTCCGCTTCGTCAACGACGAGCTGAGTCGCCGGCGCGAGGTGGGCTACACTACCACGCTCAAGCTGCTCCAGCTGATGCTGGAAAAAGGCCTGGTGCTGCGCGACGACGACAGCAAAACCCACGTGTACCGCGCCGCGGTGCGGGAGGAGGAAACCCAAGGCCTGCTGATTGACAAGTTCGTGGAATCGGCCTTTGGGGGCTCGGCCATGAAGCTGGTAATGCAGGCCCTGGGCAACCGGCGCACCTCCCGCGAGGAGCTGGCCCAGATCCGGCGCCTGCTCAACGACATCGAGATTCAAAACGACACAACCCCACCCTCAACCGACGACGCCCCATGA
- a CDS encoding M56 family metallopeptidase yields the protein MNWLEHLLPPALIRALGWTLVHSLWQGAVVALALAGLLLLLRKHSAEVRYRTAGLGLAVLLLLAAVTFGRYYMAAPEEAVAVAGYMAGNEAAVQADGLVTTEVPISAALIPADGVATTPALVMEAAPTGLQAWLVYFDQNIPVLVALWLLGLLAMTLRLLGGLAYVQRLRRYRVQPLAQEWQERLAGLAARAGLHQPIELLESALVRVPVVVGHLRPVILLPLGTVTGLSTGYLEAILAHELAHVQRRDYLMNLLQSIAETLFFYHPAVWFMTACLRTERENCCDDAATAMVGGNPLTVARALAALAELSVAPEPVNQFALSALGHDGSVLGRIRRLVQGRTAPTFSEGFMAACVVLGGMVLLTSAVAMADPRPTPSQEGGSGALARLPFLEADPDTTRKKGEVAAEFTIPDADVLLSPSLATEAPEADLAPVAEVAEVEEAGMPVDISTTQDEDDKDKKKRRKGTRQVVVVQEPVRRGGAGTVVIEKDKKGRITNLSVNGQPVDTGQDGKKKSRKSEQQQVEVIRVPANGWSGNNFRFDDRFARSFQFRGLDESEVARIRRDADRAVADARRQLRENPQWRSNTLRFRGEQTDALRRAEQSLREAVNNARTDEEREKMEEALERLHDRQESLREQLQERQEVLQDEAEEARSLNGGRWNADLNEEGHRRLGEAARREGDVARREADRARREGELARRIGELARRQAAADVRKDTREATRLGLEMKALERQLEAAHRETEAAHRETEAAHRETERVERTVRAGGGAGRPASAAEDALRAELRKDGLIKDSENFQFSLTTTALTVNGKKQSATLRDKYLRLVEKQRGRKLGPTSSYIINRQSSGSSTSYGQMQGPRPPRPPRAPQVPLAPLPPVPPVAAPAPPAPPAPPQVNSDEVRTELRKDGLLGANEKAFQLQLNESGLTVNGKKQSNQLAEKYRRLLGSPGSNGGTTRSNIQISVSE from the coding sequence ATGAACTGGCTCGAACACCTTTTGCCGCCCGCGCTGATTCGCGCCCTGGGCTGGACGCTAGTGCACTCGTTGTGGCAGGGCGCCGTGGTAGCCCTGGCCCTGGCTGGCCTGCTGCTGCTGCTGCGTAAGCACAGCGCTGAGGTTCGCTACCGCACAGCCGGCCTGGGCCTGGCCGTGCTGCTGCTGCTGGCCGCCGTCACGTTTGGGCGCTACTACATGGCGGCCCCCGAGGAAGCAGTAGCCGTGGCCGGTTATATGGCCGGCAATGAAGCCGCCGTGCAAGCCGATGGCCTGGTAACAACCGAAGTACCCATCAGCGCGGCTCTCATTCCGGCCGATGGGGTAGCGACGACCCCGGCTCTGGTGATGGAGGCCGCGCCAACGGGCCTGCAGGCCTGGCTGGTGTACTTCGATCAGAACATTCCGGTGCTGGTGGCCCTGTGGCTGCTGGGGCTGCTGGCCATGACGCTGCGCCTGCTGGGCGGGCTGGCCTATGTGCAGCGCCTGCGCCGCTACCGGGTGCAGCCCCTGGCCCAGGAGTGGCAGGAGCGCCTGGCGGGCCTGGCTGCCCGGGCCGGCCTGCACCAGCCCATTGAGCTGCTAGAATCGGCGCTGGTGCGTGTACCGGTGGTGGTGGGCCATCTGCGGCCGGTGATTCTGCTACCCCTCGGCACCGTTACGGGCCTGAGCACGGGTTATCTGGAAGCTATTCTGGCCCATGAGCTGGCCCACGTGCAGCGCCGCGACTACCTCATGAACCTGCTGCAGTCCATTGCCGAAACCTTGTTCTTCTATCATCCGGCCGTGTGGTTTATGACCGCCTGTCTGCGCACCGAGCGCGAAAACTGCTGCGACGACGCGGCAACGGCCATGGTGGGTGGCAACCCCCTGACCGTGGCCCGCGCCCTGGCCGCCCTGGCCGAGCTGAGCGTGGCCCCCGAGCCGGTAAACCAGTTTGCCCTGTCGGCGCTGGGCCACGATGGTTCCGTGCTGGGCCGCATCCGGCGGCTGGTGCAGGGCCGCACGGCACCTACCTTCTCCGAGGGCTTTATGGCGGCCTGCGTAGTGCTGGGCGGCATGGTGCTGCTGACTTCGGCCGTGGCAATGGCCGACCCGCGCCCGACTCCCAGCCAAGAGGGAGGAAGCGGGGCCCTCGCCCGCCTGCCCTTCCTGGAAGCTGACCCCGATACGACCCGCAAAAAGGGCGAAGTAGCCGCCGAGTTTACCATTCCGGATGCTGACGTGCTCCTGTCGCCCTCCCTGGCCACCGAGGCCCCGGAAGCCGATCTGGCGCCAGTAGCGGAGGTAGCAGAGGTGGAAGAGGCCGGAATGCCCGTGGACATTTCGACCACCCAGGATGAGGATGATAAAGACAAGAAAAAGCGCCGCAAGGGCACCCGGCAGGTAGTAGTGGTGCAGGAGCCGGTCCGTAGGGGAGGAGCTGGTACGGTAGTCATAGAGAAAGACAAAAAAGGCCGGATTACCAACCTCTCAGTAAACGGGCAGCCGGTTGACACGGGCCAGGACGGCAAAAAGAAAAGCCGGAAGTCGGAGCAGCAGCAGGTAGAAGTTATTCGGGTGCCGGCCAACGGCTGGTCCGGCAATAACTTCCGCTTCGACGACAGATTTGCCCGCTCCTTTCAGTTCCGGGGCCTCGATGAGAGCGAAGTAGCCCGTATCCGCCGCGACGCCGACCGGGCCGTAGCCGACGCCCGCCGCCAGCTGCGCGAGAACCCACAGTGGCGCAGCAATACCCTGCGCTTCCGTGGCGAGCAAACCGACGCCCTGCGCCGCGCCGAGCAGAGCCTGCGCGAAGCCGTGAATAATGCCCGCACCGACGAGGAGCGCGAGAAAATGGAAGAAGCCCTGGAACGCCTCCACGACCGGCAGGAAAGCCTCCGCGAGCAGCTGCAGGAGCGCCAGGAAGTGCTGCAGGACGAAGCTGAGGAAGCCCGCAGCCTGAACGGAGGCCGCTGGAATGCTGACCTGAATGAGGAAGGCCACCGACGCCTGGGCGAAGCCGCCCGCCGCGAGGGCGACGTGGCCCGGCGCGAAGCAGACCGGGCCCGTCGGGAGGGCGAACTTGCCCGCCGCATTGGTGAGCTGGCCCGCCGCCAGGCCGCGGCCGACGTCCGCAAGGATACCCGCGAAGCCACCCGCCTCGGGCTGGAGATGAAGGCCCTGGAGCGCCAGCTGGAGGCTGCCCACCGCGAAACGGAAGCGGCGCACCGCGAGACAGAGGCCGCCCACCGCGAAACCGAGCGGGTAGAGCGCACGGTGCGTGCCGGCGGTGGTGCCGGCCGGCCGGCCTCGGCTGCCGAGGATGCCCTGCGGGCCGAGCTGCGCAAGGACGGTCTGATCAAAGACAGCGAGAATTTCCAGTTCAGCCTGACGACTACGGCTCTCACCGTAAATGGCAAAAAGCAGTCGGCAACCTTGCGCGACAAGTACCTGCGGCTGGTAGAAAAGCAGCGGGGTCGGAAACTAGGCCCGACTAGCTCCTACATCATCAACCGCCAGTCGTCGGGGAGCAGCACCAGCTACGGGCAGATGCAGGGCCCACGGCCCCCGCGCCCGCCCCGGGCACCTCAGGTACCGTTGGCCCCACTGCCACCCGTGCCGCCGGTAGCAGCCCCGGCCCCGCCAGCGCCCCCGGCGCCGCCCCAGGTCAACTCCGACGAGGTACGGACCGAGCTGCGCAAGGATGGCTTGCTGGGGGCCAATGAAAAAGCCTTCCAGCTCCAGCTCAACGAATCGGGACTGACGGTGAACGGCAAAAAGCAGTCAAATCAGCTGGCCGAAAAATACCGTCGCCTGCTGGGCTCGCCCGGCAGCAACGGCGGTACGACCCGCAGCAACATCCAGATTTCAGTGAGTGAGTAA
- a CDS encoding DUF5916 domain-containing protein, whose translation MNCSRALFLVCLMLLAGLARAQAPAPAATAAAVPAPKRQLQALRITEAIKLDGALDEAIWQQAPIATDFIQNRPNPGPHEKHPTEVRVLYDDANLYIGAIMHDVAQDSIMRELSPRDDAGNTDFIGVFLDTYHDKINGYGFFVTTGGVQMDCRYSPAGGEDFNWNAVWDSRTSMRGTDWVAEMRIPYSAIRFSKTAEQLWGINFMRQRKRDNQAFFWNEVKPAVDGFVNQWGELQGLRDIQPPLRLSLTPYVSGYVNHYPYNEQGTRNSSTSFNGGADIKWGINESFTLDATLVPDFGQVQSDNQVLNLSPFEVQFQENRQFFTEGTELFNKGNLFYSRRVGATPIGFSNVYDQLRAGEMGTDGRRRPGEVVVSNPGVTRLLNATKVSGRTKQGLGVGVFNALSNDVYATVRDSVDGREREVLTQPFSNYNIVVLDQSLKNNSYVSLINTNVTRWGSTYDANVTGGLFRFANKKNSYAIDGRLVYSRRRGQQFASEEQVDDQDGYKYQVGISKISGNFTWGLNHGIESDKYNPNDLGILFGNNNISQGIYANYNKYKPFGKVNNFYSWYNLNHSLLYKPTRYQNVNVAAGFNTTFTKNFLTVGANFDANPVTHDYYEPRQYPLGDYYVRVPANANVGAFLSSDYRKKLAWDVNAGVRWYAQDERLVRARRMGYGWTVSPRYRVSNQLNFRYSLDWNLRQNQVGYVNGDLDMSLPDDADFRDKYPSDVLLGRRRVLTVTNTLSGAYTFNNRMSLTIRTRHYTSTVSYFDFARLEKNGQETLVDYRRNRDNTFNAFNVDAVYSWWFAPGSQVSIVWKNASSSFLEANEATPLYFSNLNNTINTPHNNNLSIKILYYLDYLMLKRRS comes from the coding sequence GTGAACTGTTCGCGCGCCCTGTTTCTGGTTTGCCTGATGCTCCTGGCCGGTCTGGCCCGGGCTCAGGCGCCTGCTCCTGCCGCTACGGCTGCCGCCGTGCCGGCTCCTAAGCGCCAGCTACAGGCCCTGCGCATCACTGAGGCCATTAAGCTGGATGGGGCGCTGGATGAGGCCATCTGGCAGCAGGCCCCCATTGCCACTGACTTCATTCAGAACCGGCCCAACCCTGGTCCCCACGAGAAGCACCCTACCGAGGTGCGCGTGCTCTACGATGACGCCAACCTCTACATCGGGGCCATTATGCACGACGTGGCCCAGGACTCCATCATGCGCGAGCTTTCCCCTCGCGATGATGCCGGCAACACCGATTTTATTGGGGTGTTTCTGGATACCTACCACGACAAGATCAACGGCTACGGCTTCTTCGTGACGACGGGCGGGGTGCAGATGGACTGCCGCTACTCGCCGGCCGGGGGCGAGGACTTCAACTGGAACGCCGTGTGGGACTCACGCACCAGCATGCGCGGCACCGACTGGGTGGCCGAAATGCGGATTCCGTACTCGGCTATCCGATTCAGCAAAACCGCTGAGCAGCTCTGGGGCATCAACTTTATGCGCCAGCGCAAGCGCGACAACCAAGCCTTTTTCTGGAATGAAGTGAAGCCCGCGGTAGATGGGTTTGTGAACCAGTGGGGCGAGCTGCAGGGCCTGCGTGACATTCAGCCCCCGTTGCGCCTTTCGCTCACGCCCTACGTGTCGGGCTACGTGAATCACTACCCCTACAACGAGCAGGGCACCCGCAACTCCAGCACCAGCTTCAACGGCGGCGCCGACATCAAATGGGGCATCAATGAAAGCTTTACCCTGGATGCTACCTTAGTGCCCGACTTCGGGCAGGTACAGAGCGATAACCAGGTGCTGAACCTCTCACCCTTTGAGGTGCAGTTTCAGGAAAACCGGCAGTTTTTCACCGAAGGCACCGAGCTTTTCAACAAAGGCAACCTGTTCTACTCGCGCCGGGTAGGGGCTACCCCCATCGGGTTCAGCAACGTGTACGACCAGCTACGTGCCGGCGAAATGGGCACCGATGGCCGCCGCCGGCCCGGTGAGGTAGTGGTCAGCAATCCTGGCGTAACGCGCCTGCTTAATGCCACCAAGGTATCGGGGCGCACCAAGCAGGGGCTGGGGGTAGGCGTGTTCAACGCCCTCAGCAACGATGTGTACGCCACCGTGCGTGACTCCGTGGATGGGCGCGAGCGGGAAGTGCTGACCCAGCCCTTCAGCAACTACAACATTGTGGTGCTCGACCAGAGCCTGAAAAACAACTCCTACGTTTCCCTCATCAATACCAATGTAACGCGCTGGGGCAGCACCTACGACGCCAACGTAACGGGCGGGCTGTTCCGCTTCGCCAACAAGAAGAACTCCTACGCCATTGATGGCCGCCTGGTGTACTCGCGGCGGCGGGGGCAGCAGTTTGCCTCCGAGGAGCAAGTTGATGACCAAGATGGCTACAAGTATCAGGTGGGCATCAGCAAAATCAGCGGCAACTTCACCTGGGGCCTCAACCACGGCATTGAGTCGGATAAGTATAACCCGAACGATTTGGGCATTCTGTTCGGTAACAACAACATCAGCCAGGGGATATATGCCAACTACAACAAGTACAAGCCCTTCGGGAAGGTCAATAACTTTTACAGCTGGTACAATCTGAACCACTCTTTGCTCTACAAGCCTACCCGCTACCAGAACGTGAATGTGGCGGCCGGCTTCAACACCACTTTCACCAAGAATTTTCTGACGGTAGGGGCCAACTTCGACGCCAACCCCGTTACGCACGACTACTACGAGCCGCGCCAGTACCCGCTGGGCGACTACTACGTGCGCGTACCGGCCAATGCCAACGTGGGGGCTTTTCTCTCCTCGGATTACCGCAAGAAGCTGGCCTGGGACGTGAATGCCGGGGTGCGCTGGTATGCCCAGGACGAGCGCCTGGTGCGGGCCCGCCGCATGGGCTACGGCTGGACCGTGTCGCCGCGCTACCGCGTCAGCAACCAGCTCAATTTCCGCTACTCCCTCGACTGGAATCTGCGCCAGAACCAGGTGGGCTATGTGAACGGCGACCTGGATATGAGCCTGCCCGACGATGCCGATTTCCGCGACAAGTACCCCTCCGACGTGCTGCTGGGCCGCCGCCGGGTGCTGACCGTCACCAACACGCTGTCGGGGGCTTACACCTTCAACAACCGCATGTCCCTGACCATCCGGACGCGCCATTACACCAGCACCGTCAGCTACTTCGACTTCGCGCGCCTGGAAAAAAACGGCCAGGAAACGCTGGTGGACTATCGCCGCAACCGCGACAATACCTTCAATGCCTTTAACGTGGACGCGGTGTACTCTTGGTGGTTCGCGCCCGGCTCGCAGGTGAGCATTGTCTGGAAAAACGCCAGCTCCTCGTTCCTGGAGGCCAACGAGGCTACCCCCCTCTACTTCAGCAACCTCAACAATACCATCAACACCCCGCACAACAACAACCTCTCTATCAAGATCCTCTACTACCTGGATTACCTGATGCTGAAACGGCGCAGCTAA
- the meaB gene encoding methylmalonyl Co-A mutase-associated GTPase MeaB has product MAKRFSVSEYTDGILSGNRVLLSRAITLVESTLPSDQVLAQQVLDAVLPHAGRSVRVGITGVPGVGKSTFIEALGLHLVQEQGKRLAVLAVDPSSQRSGGSILGDKTRMNLLAAHPQAFIRPSPAGRSLGGVTRSTREALVLCEAAGHDVIFVETVGVGQSETAVHGMVDFFLLLMLAGAGDELQGIKKGIMEMADAVTITKADGGNEQAARRARAEYQNALHLFPLASSAWSPVVTTSSAVSGAGVPEVWTVVEQYVQQTQQSGYFQRRRQEQNLHWLHETIREALETRFYARPDVAAQLPAIRQQVMDGRKSAFGAAEELLGL; this is encoded by the coding sequence ATGGCCAAGCGCTTTTCCGTTTCTGAATACACCGACGGCATCCTCTCCGGCAACCGCGTGCTGCTGAGCCGGGCCATTACCCTGGTCGAAAGTACCCTACCCTCGGACCAAGTGCTGGCCCAGCAGGTACTGGATGCGGTGCTGCCCCACGCCGGTCGCTCGGTGCGGGTGGGTATTACGGGCGTGCCGGGGGTAGGAAAAAGTACGTTTATTGAGGCGCTGGGCCTACACCTGGTGCAGGAGCAGGGCAAGCGCCTGGCCGTGCTGGCCGTGGACCCTAGCTCCCAGCGCAGCGGCGGCAGCATCCTCGGCGACAAAACCCGTATGAACCTGCTGGCTGCCCATCCGCAGGCATTCATTCGGCCCTCCCCGGCCGGGCGCAGTCTGGGCGGCGTTACGCGCAGCACCCGCGAGGCTCTGGTGCTCTGCGAAGCAGCCGGCCACGATGTCATCTTCGTGGAAACCGTGGGGGTAGGCCAGAGCGAAACTGCCGTGCACGGCATGGTCGATTTTTTCCTGCTGCTGATGCTGGCCGGGGCCGGCGACGAGCTGCAGGGCATCAAGAAGGGGATTATGGAAATGGCCGATGCCGTGACCATCACCAAAGCCGACGGCGGCAACGAGCAGGCTGCCCGCCGGGCCCGCGCCGAATACCAGAACGCCCTGCACCTGTTTCCGCTGGCTTCCAGCGCCTGGAGCCCGGTGGTTACCACCAGCTCGGCCGTATCAGGAGCGGGCGTGCCAGAGGTGTGGACCGTGGTGGAGCAGTACGTGCAGCAAACCCAACAGAGCGGCTACTTTCAGCGCCGCCGCCAGGAGCAAAACCTGCACTGGCTCCACGAAACCATTCGGGAAGCCCTGGAAACCCGCTTCTACGCCCGCCCCGACGTAGCAGCCCAGCTGCCGGCCATCCGCCAGCAGGTGATGGACGGGCGCAAATCGGCCTTCGGCGCTGCCGAGGAATTGCTGGGGCTGTAG